In the genome of Oscillatoria sp. FACHB-1407, one region contains:
- a CDS encoding pentapeptide repeat-containing protein, whose amino-acid sequence MKIAELISRYKAGQRDFRNLNLMAVNLRNLNLSGANFSGANLTKANLAKADLSQVNLSDAILTGANLTDTKLIMANLTNANLSEVDLSQADLRGAILRGMVN is encoded by the coding sequence ATGAAAATTGCAGAGCTCATCAGTCGTTATAAAGCAGGGCAGCGGGACTTTAGAAACCTGAACTTGATGGCGGTTAACCTGAGAAATCTGAACCTGAGTGGTGCAAATTTCAGTGGCGCAAACCTGACTAAGGCAAATCTTGCTAAAGCCGATCTCAGTCAAGTCAATCTATCAGATGCCATTCTGACTGGAGCAAATCTGACTGACACTAAACTGATCATGGCAAACTTAACAAATGCAAATTTGAGTGAGGTTGATCTCAGTCAGGCTGATTTGCGGGGTGCCATTTTACGAGGCATGGTTAATTAG
- the rpsU gene encoding 30S ribosomal protein S21 has protein sequence MTQVVLGEDEGIESGLRRFKRKVSQAGIFPDMRKNRHFETPIEKRKRKAIARRKQRRRRTAAY, from the coding sequence ATGACTCAAGTAGTTCTTGGTGAAGATGAAGGGATTGAGTCAGGGCTTCGTCGCTTTAAGCGAAAAGTGTCTCAAGCTGGGATTTTTCCAGATATGAGAAAAAACCGTCATTTTGAAACCCCGATTGAAAAGCGCAAACGTAAGGCGATCGCCAGAAGAAAACAGCGTCGGAGACGAACAGCAGCGTACTAG
- a CDS encoding RNA recognition motif domain-containing protein, whose protein sequence is MSIYVGNLSYEVTESDLNQVFAEYGTVKRIQLPADRETGRMRGFGFVEMGTEAEETAAIEALDGAEWMGRDLKVNKAKPREERGSSNSWGNNNRKNNSSRRY, encoded by the coding sequence ATGTCAATTTACGTCGGTAACTTATCCTACGAAGTTACAGAGAGCGACCTAAATCAGGTCTTTGCAGAATATGGTACGGTCAAGCGCATTCAATTGCCTGCTGATCGTGAAACAGGTCGTATGCGCGGCTTTGGGTTTGTAGAAATGGGTACAGAAGCAGAAGAAACTGCTGCCATTGAAGCCTTAGATGGTGCGGAATGGATGGGGCGCGATCTAAAGGTTAACAAAGCCAAACCTCGTGAGGAAAGAGGCTCTTCAAACTCTTGGGGTAATAACAATCGGAAGAACAATTCTTCCCGTCGTTATTAA
- a CDS encoding metal-binding protein, with protein MPSGRTHDRITLWTLPLVGGLTLIATQSSTLTLIICSGYLFGGLMFGPDLDIHSVQFKRWGWFRWIWIPYRGSIKHRSPLSHSPVTGTALRIVYLLTWVGLVSFITLALMNELWQLGWTWGDIAGFLGRSLQQRRVEWLMLVLGLELGALSHYIADGALSTYKRFKTKGWKALQPPPLRPTRKPASKRRTSSKASLTPKRRSKP; from the coding sequence ATGCCCTCTGGCCGAACTCACGATCGCATTACCCTGTGGACATTGCCTCTAGTCGGTGGGTTAACCCTGATCGCGACTCAGAGCAGTACGCTAACGCTCATCATCTGTAGCGGTTATTTGTTTGGCGGATTGATGTTTGGTCCCGATCTTGACATCCATTCCGTTCAATTTAAGCGATGGGGTTGGTTCCGCTGGATCTGGATTCCCTATCGGGGCAGCATCAAACATCGATCGCCCCTATCACACTCTCCCGTCACGGGGACAGCCCTGCGAATTGTTTACTTACTCACTTGGGTTGGACTGGTTAGCTTCATCACGCTGGCGTTAATGAATGAACTATGGCAATTGGGTTGGACCTGGGGAGACATTGCTGGATTTTTGGGGCGATCGCTGCAACAACGCCGAGTAGAATGGCTGATGCTGGTGCTGGGGCTAGAGTTAGGTGCTTTGAGCCACTATATTGCTGATGGGGCACTTTCCACCTACAAACGCTTCAAAACAAAAGGTTGGAAAGCCCTGCAACCACCGCCTCTGCGCCCAACCCGTAAACCTGCCTCTAAACGTCGAACGTCTTCCAAAGCGTCTTTGACCCCTAAACGCCGCTCCAAGCCTTAA
- a CDS encoding response regulator transcription factor, whose protein sequence is MSHVLLVDDEVALRESLTYTLQKEGFTVTTAHDGQSAIKQFHKQVPDIILLDIMLPEIDGMEICWRIRAFSNVPIVMLTAKDQDIDKVRGLEAGADDYVTKPFNTRELMARIKAVLRRHNDSKAGNGKASSN, encoded by the coding sequence ATGTCGCACGTACTGTTAGTAGATGACGAAGTCGCTTTGCGAGAGAGCCTAACCTATACACTTCAAAAGGAAGGGTTCACCGTGACAACAGCGCACGACGGGCAGAGTGCTATTAAACAGTTTCACAAACAGGTTCCTGATATCATTCTGCTTGATATTATGTTGCCTGAAATTGACGGAATGGAGATTTGCTGGCGCATTCGAGCCTTCTCAAACGTACCAATTGTGATGTTAACTGCCAAAGATCAAGACATTGATAAAGTGCGTGGGTTAGAGGCAGGGGCAGATGATTATGTTACAAAACCCTTTAATACTCGCGAGTTGATGGCACGAATTAAAGCGGTGCTGCGTCGTCACAACGATAGTAAGGCTGGGAATGGGAAAGCTTCCTCAAATTAA
- a CDS encoding sensor histidine kinase, which yields MGKLPQIKWNSFHTKLLATYLLLAALGTSLLAGYILWFFYNYFIEARQTDLNNWTAALSESAADALEEGNFERVDVLVKRYGSPENITLRVFDPQGRLIATSSPQIDRLVNNWYEVPGMREALLGESAQGVTKGVLSNEDRVYIARPIVRDDQMLGVLRMSITLSQFQRQFARVIWTTLGSLLLVILLCALLSDRLARSLSQPIEIMRNFATRLGSGHFGDELAIRQSNELDELAIELNRMSARLASLDQERRTFLANVSHELRTPISNVQVTVEALKNGAVEEPSLRDRFLQTVEDEMKRFTRLIHDLMDLGRLEAGVIQLERQHIPLSQLINRAVKSMEPRMQSLGISTQVEVANLWLDGDPERLLQAFLNLLDNAIKHSDKGSRIHIKGYRENKFALIQIQDQGLGIRATDLPHIFEQFYTTDPSRQGKGHGLGLAITKRIVESHQGSITVQSTYGHGATFTIRLPLKPAA from the coding sequence ATGGGAAAGCTTCCTCAAATTAAGTGGAACTCCTTTCACACGAAATTATTAGCGACCTACTTGCTGTTAGCTGCTTTAGGCACTTCTCTGCTAGCAGGCTATATTCTGTGGTTCTTCTACAACTATTTCATTGAGGCACGGCAAACCGATCTCAATAACTGGACTGCTGCCCTGAGTGAAAGCGCGGCAGACGCATTAGAAGAAGGCAATTTCGAGCGAGTCGATGTGCTGGTTAAGCGATATGGCAGCCCTGAAAATATTACGCTGCGAGTGTTTGATCCACAAGGACGCTTGATTGCCACCTCTAGTCCCCAAATCGATCGCCTTGTCAATAACTGGTATGAAGTGCCAGGAATGCGAGAAGCACTGCTAGGGGAGTCGGCGCAAGGAGTGACGAAGGGCGTGCTCTCCAATGAGGATCGGGTTTACATTGCTCGACCCATCGTTCGAGATGATCAAATGTTAGGGGTGTTGCGAATGTCCATCACCCTGTCTCAGTTTCAACGGCAGTTTGCGCGGGTCATTTGGACAACGTTGGGCTCACTGTTGCTAGTGATTCTATTGTGTGCACTGTTGAGCGATCGCCTTGCCCGTAGTTTGTCTCAGCCCATTGAGATCATGCGAAACTTTGCCACTCGGTTAGGGAGCGGTCACTTTGGCGATGAACTTGCGATTCGTCAGAGCAACGAGCTAGACGAACTTGCGATCGAGTTAAACCGTATGAGTGCTCGCTTAGCCTCGCTTGACCAGGAACGGCGCACCTTTTTAGCGAATGTCTCTCACGAATTACGCACCCCTATTAGCAATGTTCAGGTGACAGTAGAGGCACTCAAAAATGGAGCAGTTGAAGAGCCAAGTCTGCGCGATCGCTTTTTGCAGACGGTTGAAGATGAGATGAAACGTTTTACCCGCTTGATTCATGACCTGATGGATTTAGGACGCTTAGAAGCAGGAGTGATTCAACTCGAACGTCAGCATATCCCCCTGAGTCAATTGATTAATCGAGCCGTCAAATCCATGGAACCTCGAATGCAAAGTCTGGGCATTTCCACTCAAGTAGAGGTTGCTAATCTGTGGCTTGACGGTGATCCAGAACGCCTGTTACAGGCATTTCTAAATCTCTTAGATAATGCCATTAAGCACTCTGATAAAGGATCACGAATTCACATTAAAGGCTATAGAGAAAACAAGTTTGCGTTGATTCAAATTCAAGATCAGGGTTTGGGAATTCGAGCAACCGATCTGCCTCATATTTTTGAGCAGTTCTACACGACGGATCCATCTCGGCAGGGCAAAGGGCATGGTCTGGGTCTGGCAATTACCAAGCGAATTGTCGAGTCCCACCAGGGCAGCATTACGGTTCAAAGTACCTATGGACATGGGGCGACATTTACGATTCGGTTGCCTCTTAAACCTGCGGCTTGA
- a CDS encoding PEP-CTERM sorting domain-containing protein (PEP-CTERM proteins occur, often in large numbers, in the proteomes of bacteria that also encode an exosortase, a predicted intramembrane cysteine proteinase. The presence of a PEP-CTERM domain at a protein's C-terminus predicts cleavage within the sorting domain, followed by covalent anchoring to some some component of the (usually Gram-negative) cell surface. Many PEP-CTERM proteins exhibit an unusual sequence composition that includes large numbers of potential glycosylation sites. Expression of one such protein has been shown restore the ability of a bacterium to form floc, a type of biofilm.), translating to MRTLYSAAIGALAFLAVFETVLPAHAAQLSATVTTDNHYGLYSGQADGSGLSFVGRNEEGNGHIPDLLPPTPSEACSGTFNWQCPESWAFEVNSEDHVYVVAWDTGLQQSWIGEFQLPDSSLLLSNTSDWEYAIASGSNPLDGAIPSLLDIATEIANATWSTPQASAPQGTSPWGTIPGISASAQFVWHDTLDSTSTSDANYVIFRSKAPVFSAPTPPPVGVLEPATTVGLGLLGMACLFTKRKGSPNS from the coding sequence ATGAGAACTCTATACTCTGCTGCTATTGGTGCTTTGGCTTTTCTCGCTGTTTTTGAGACTGTTTTACCTGCTCATGCTGCTCAACTCTCCGCCACTGTAACGACTGATAATCACTATGGGCTTTACTCTGGGCAAGCGGACGGTTCTGGTTTGTCTTTTGTAGGGCGAAATGAGGAGGGTAATGGTCACATTCCCGATCTCCTCCCACCAACTCCGAGTGAAGCCTGTAGTGGAACATTTAACTGGCAATGTCCTGAAAGTTGGGCATTTGAGGTTAATTCAGAGGATCATGTGTACGTCGTCGCTTGGGATACTGGTCTTCAACAGAGTTGGATTGGCGAGTTTCAGCTTCCGGATAGCAGTTTGCTCTTGTCTAACACCTCCGATTGGGAATATGCGATCGCCAGTGGCTCTAACCCTTTAGATGGGGCGATTCCCTCACTTTTAGATATTGCAACCGAGATTGCCAATGCAACTTGGAGTACTCCACAAGCCTCTGCACCTCAAGGTACTTCCCCTTGGGGGACAATTCCTGGTATTTCTGCATCAGCGCAATTTGTTTGGCATGACACCCTTGATAGTACGTCCACCAGTGATGCGAATTATGTAATCTTTAGAAGTAAAGCTCCCGTTTTCTCTGCTCCCACTCCTCCTCCTGTTGGCGTTCTTGAACCTGCCACTACTGTAGGTTTAGGTTTATTAGGAATGGCTTGCTTATTCACTAAGCGAAAAGGTTCTCCTAACTCCTAA